From the genome of Alphaproteobacteria bacterium, one region includes:
- a CDS encoding ABC transporter substrate-binding protein, with product MIQQGNGLLRSILLPVLAALLLATAPARAESPAAADSAIAARAEADREADKGQEIIHSHAIAMHGAPKYRADFRHFAYVNPDAPKGGFVKQAVTGTFDSFNPFIPKGNPAAHSTAGLETLMTASADEPFTRYGLIAESVTYPKDRSWITFHLRPEARWHDGLPITADDVVFSFNILMKEGQPFYRFYYRDVASVTADDPHTVTYRFKTNKNPELALIVGELPVLPKHYWQGRDFSKTTLEPPLGSGPYKIVAFEPGRYTVVERVKDYWGRDLPVNRGQDNFDRMRHDYYRDQTVIREAIKAGDIDYYTENQAKAWAQDFNIEAVRKGWLKKEEIHHNRPAGMQAFVMNLRRPVFQNIAVREALAYAFDFEWSNKNLFFGQYERSNSFFSNSELAAKGMPSPEELKILEPFRSRLAPEVFGPADTPPTTDGSGWPRDNLRKAFKLLFQAGYEVRDLKMVNKATGEPLRFEMLLRAGGSAFRRIVLPMQRNLARLGITMTIREVDDAQYINRIRARDFDMIVGGWGQSDSPGNEQRAMWSSEAADLPSSRNYAGLKDPVVDALVEEIITAPDRESLVNRTRALDRVLRSHHFVIPNWYLSVDRILYWDKFSRPRVTPDSGTSLSYWWWDEAKAERLAAERGKTTN from the coding sequence ATGATCCAGCAGGGTAACGGCCTCCTCCGATCCATCCTCCTCCCGGTGCTGGCAGCCCTGCTGCTGGCCACCGCCCCGGCGCGCGCCGAGAGTCCGGCCGCCGCCGACAGCGCCATCGCTGCCCGCGCAGAGGCGGACAGAGAGGCGGACAAGGGCCAGGAGATCATCCACTCGCACGCCATCGCCATGCACGGCGCGCCGAAATACCGGGCGGACTTCCGGCATTTCGCCTATGTGAACCCGGATGCACCGAAGGGCGGCTTCGTCAAACAGGCGGTGACCGGCACGTTCGACAGCTTCAACCCCTTCATCCCCAAGGGCAATCCGGCCGCCCACAGCACGGCGGGCCTGGAAACCCTGATGACCGCCAGCGCCGACGAGCCCTTCACCCGCTACGGCCTGATCGCCGAATCGGTCACCTATCCCAAGGACCGCTCGTGGATCACCTTCCACCTGCGCCCGGAGGCCCGCTGGCACGACGGCCTGCCCATCACCGCCGACGACGTGGTGTTCTCCTTCAACATCCTGATGAAGGAGGGCCAACCCTTTTATCGCTTCTATTATCGCGACGTCGCCTCGGTCACCGCTGACGACCCGCACACGGTCACCTATCGCTTCAAGACCAACAAGAACCCGGAACTGGCCCTGATCGTCGGCGAGTTGCCGGTGCTGCCGAAGCATTACTGGCAAGGCCGCGACTTCTCCAAGACGACGCTGGAGCCGCCGCTCGGCTCCGGCCCCTACAAGATCGTGGCGTTCGAGCCCGGTCGCTACACCGTGGTCGAGCGGGTGAAGGACTATTGGGGCCGCGACCTGCCGGTGAACCGCGGCCAGGACAATTTCGACCGCATGCGCCACGATTATTACCGCGACCAGACCGTGATCCGCGAGGCGATCAAGGCCGGTGACATCGACTATTACACCGAGAACCAGGCCAAGGCCTGGGCGCAGGATTTCAACATCGAGGCGGTGCGCAAGGGCTGGCTGAAGAAAGAGGAAATCCACCACAACCGCCCGGCCGGCATGCAGGCCTTCGTCATGAATCTGCGCCGGCCGGTGTTCCAGAATATCGCCGTGCGCGAGGCGCTGGCCTACGCCTTCGATTTCGAATGGTCGAACAAGAACCTGTTTTTCGGCCAGTACGAGCGCAGCAACAGCTTCTTCTCCAACTCCGAGCTTGCCGCCAAGGGCATGCCGTCGCCCGAGGAACTGAAAATCCTGGAGCCGTTCCGCAGCCGGCTCGCGCCGGAAGTGTTCGGCCCGGCGGATACGCCCCCCACCACCGACGGCTCCGGCTGGCCGCGCGACAATCTCCGCAAGGCGTTCAAGCTGCTGTTCCAGGCCGGCTATGAGGTGCGCGACCTGAAAATGGTGAACAAGGCCACCGGCGAGCCCTTGCGGTTCGAAATGCTGCTGCGCGCGGGCGGCAGCGCCTTCCGCCGCATCGTGTTGCCGATGCAGCGCAATCTCGCCCGTCTCGGCATCACCATGACCATTCGCGAGGTCGACGATGCGCAATACATCAACCGCATCCGCGCCCGCGATTTCGACATGATCGTCGGTGGCTGGGGCCAGAGCGACTCGCCCGGCAACGAACAGCGCGCCATGTGGAGCAGCGAGGCCGCCGACCTGCCGTCCTCCCGCAACTATGCCGGCCTGAAAGACCCGGTGGTCGACGCGCTGGTCGAGGAAATCATCACCGCGCCCGACCGCGAAAGCCTGGTCAACCGGACCCGCGCGCTGGACCGGGTGCTGCGCTCGCACCATTTCGTGATCCCGAACTGGTACCTGTCGGTGGACCGCATCCTCTACTGGGACAAGTTCTCCCGACCCCGGGTCACCCCCGACAGCGGCACCAGCCTCAGCTACTGGTGGTGGGACGAGGCCAAGGCGGAGCGCCTGGCCGCCGAACGCGGAAAGACGACCAACTGA
- the yejB gene encoding microcin C ABC transporter permease YejB produces the protein MLAYIIRRLLLMIPTLLGIMAINFLIIQLAPGGPVEQVIAQLSGQGTGAIQRVTQSGSEFVPGAGGEGGPQGGASTSPGNTYRGAQGLDPEFIKDLERQFGFDKPLGERFLMMMGSYLTFDFGKSFFRDQSVVDLVLEKMPVSISLGLWTTLLTYLICLPLGIAKAVRDGSRFDVWTSGLIIVGNAIPSFGFAILLLVLFAGGNYFDWFPLRGLTSPGFDQMSLLEQIGDYFWHMTLPLAAMMIGAFATLTLLTKNSFLDQISQQYVITARAKGLTERQVLWGHVFRNGMLIVIAGFPGAFVGILFGSAVFIETIFSLDGLGLLGLESALNRDYPVMFATLYVFTLLGLVMGLVGDLMYMIVDPRIDFEARGA, from the coding sequence ATGCTGGCCTATATCATCCGCCGTCTGTTGCTGATGATCCCGACCCTGCTCGGCATCATGGCGATCAACTTCCTGATCATCCAGCTCGCCCCCGGCGGGCCGGTGGAGCAGGTGATCGCCCAGCTTTCCGGCCAGGGCACCGGCGCCATCCAGCGCGTCACCCAGTCCGGCAGCGAGTTCGTGCCCGGCGCCGGCGGCGAGGGCGGCCCGCAAGGCGGCGCGTCGACCAGCCCTGGCAACACCTATCGCGGCGCCCAGGGCCTGGACCCCGAATTCATCAAGGACCTGGAGCGCCAGTTCGGCTTCGACAAGCCGCTGGGCGAGCGTTTCCTGATGATGATGGGCTCCTACCTCACCTTCGACTTCGGCAAGAGCTTCTTCCGCGACCAGTCCGTAGTCGATCTGGTGCTGGAGAAAATGCCGGTCTCGATCTCGCTCGGCCTCTGGACGACGCTCTTGACCTATCTGATCTGCCTGCCGCTCGGCATTGCCAAGGCGGTGCGGGACGGCTCGCGCTTCGATGTCTGGACCAGCGGTCTCATCATCGTCGGCAACGCCATTCCCAGCTTCGGCTTCGCCATCCTGCTGCTGGTGCTGTTCGCCGGCGGCAACTATTTCGACTGGTTCCCGCTGCGCGGCCTGACCTCGCCCGGCTTCGACCAGATGAGCCTGCTGGAGCAGATCGGCGACTATTTCTGGCACATGACGCTGCCGCTCGCCGCCATGATGATCGGCGCGTTCGCGACGCTGACCCTGCTGACCAAGAACAGCTTTCTCGACCAGATCTCGCAGCAATACGTCATCACCGCCCGCGCCAAGGGCCTGACCGAGCGGCAGGTGCTGTGGGGCCATGTGTTCCGCAACGGCATGCTGATCGTCATCGCCGGCTTCCCCGGCGCCTTCGTCGGCATCCTGTTCGGCTCGGCCGTGTTCATCGAAACCATCTTTTCGCTGGACGGCCTCGGCCTGCTGGGCCTGGAGTCGGCGCTGAACCGGGATTATCCGGTCATGTTCGCGACCCTCTACGTCTTCACCCTGCTGGGGCTGGTCATGGGGCTGGTCGGCGACCTGATGTACATGATCGTCGACCCCCGCATCGACTTCGAAGCGAGAGGAGCCTAG
- a CDS encoding ABC transporter ATP-binding protein: MTEPLLQVRDLAVDFRAGGHVNHAVRGISFDVAKGETLALVGESGSGKSVTALSILQLLSYPPASHPSGSILFEGREMVGADKRTLRDIRGNRIAMIFQEPMTALNPLHTVYKQIGEVLRVHKGLSPERTRARVLELLHLVGIPDPETRLSSYPHQLSGGQRQRVMIAMALANEPDLLIADEPTTAVDVTIQAQILELLEDLRQRLGMALLLITHDLGIVRKVADRVAVMTQGEIVEHGTTEAIFEAPQHPYTRHLLAAEPKGRPDPADPDAPVVIQGRDVRVWFPIKRGVLRRTVGHIKAVDGISLTVREGHTLGVVGESGSGKTTLGLGLIRLERAEGSLTFRGQDLRQPQGRELRALRKELQIVFQDPYGSLSPRLTIRQIVGEGLRVHRLADTEAEANRLIESTLAEVGLEPSMADRYPHEFSGGQRQRIAIARAMVLKPRFMVLDEPTSALDMSVQAQIVDLLRDLQRRHKLAYMFISHDLKVVRALAHDLIVMKDGKVVEQGPADAIFDAPQEPYTRALLAAAFEIRVAEAEAVST; encoded by the coding sequence ATGACCGAACCCCTGCTCCAGGTCCGCGACCTGGCCGTCGACTTCCGCGCCGGCGGCCATGTGAACCACGCGGTGCGCGGCATCTCGTTCGACGTTGCCAAGGGCGAGACCCTGGCGCTGGTCGGCGAGAGCGGCTCCGGCAAGTCGGTCACCGCGCTCTCGATCCTGCAACTTCTCTCCTACCCGCCGGCGAGCCATCCCTCCGGCTCGATCCTGTTCGAGGGGCGGGAGATGGTGGGCGCCGACAAGCGCACGCTGCGCGACATCCGCGGCAACCGCATCGCCATGATCTTCCAGGAGCCGATGACGGCCCTGAACCCGCTGCACACGGTCTACAAGCAGATCGGCGAAGTCTTGCGCGTGCACAAGGGCCTCTCGCCGGAGCGCACCCGCGCGCGCGTGCTGGAACTGCTGCACCTGGTCGGCATTCCCGACCCCGAAACCCGCCTTTCCAGCTATCCGCACCAGCTTTCCGGCGGCCAGCGCCAGCGCGTGATGATCGCCATGGCGCTGGCGAACGAGCCGGACCTGCTGATCGCGGACGAGCCCACCACCGCCGTCGACGTCACCATTCAGGCGCAAATCCTGGAACTGCTGGAGGACCTACGCCAGCGCCTGGGCATGGCGTTGCTGCTGATCACCCACGACCTCGGCATCGTCCGCAAGGTGGCCGACCGGGTGGCGGTCATGACCCAGGGCGAGATCGTCGAGCACGGCACCACCGAGGCGATCTTCGAAGCCCCGCAACACCCCTACACCCGCCACCTGCTGGCGGCCGAGCCCAAGGGCCGGCCGGACCCGGCCGACCCGGATGCGCCGGTGGTGATCCAGGGCCGGGACGTGCGGGTCTGGTTCCCGATCAAGCGCGGCGTGCTGCGGCGCACCGTCGGCCATATCAAGGCGGTGGACGGTATCTCGCTGACCGTGCGCGAGGGCCACACGCTCGGCGTCGTCGGCGAGAGCGGCAGCGGCAAGACCACGCTCGGCCTGGGCCTGATCCGGCTGGAGCGCGCGGAGGGCAGCCTCACCTTCCGCGGCCAGGATTTGCGCCAGCCCCAGGGCCGGGAGTTGCGGGCGCTGCGCAAGGAACTCCAGATCGTCTTTCAGGACCCGTACGGCTCGCTTTCGCCGCGGCTCACCATCCGCCAGATCGTCGGCGAGGGGCTCCGGGTGCACCGGCTCGCCGATACCGAGGCCGAGGCGAACCGGCTGATCGAGTCGACGCTCGCCGAGGTGGGGCTGGAGCCCTCCATGGCCGACCGCTATCCGCACGAATTCTCCGGCGGCCAGCGCCAGCGCATCGCCATCGCCCGGGCGATGGTGTTGAAGCCCCGGTTCATGGTGCTGGACGAACCCACCAGCGCGCTCGACATGTCGGTGCAGGCGCAGATCGTCGACCTGCTGCGCGACCTGCAACGACGCCACAAACTCGCCTACATGTTCATCAGCCACGACCTGAAAGTGGTGCGCGCGCTCGCCCACGACCTGATCGTGATGAAGGATGGCAAGGTGGTGGAACAGGGGCCGGCCGACGCCATTTTCGACGCCCCTCAAGAACCGTACACCCGCGCCCTGCTGGCCGCGGCGTTCGAAATCCGCGTCGCGGAAGCGGAGGCGGTCAGCACCTGA
- a CDS encoding ABC transporter permease, translating into MALSPLTQRRIANFKANRRGFWALWLFLILFGLSLFAEFLANDKPFLVWYDGGVYMPIFQGYPETTFGGEFPTEADYRDPYVKEKIGEKGWMLWPVIPFSYDTVAWDLPEPAPSPPDGTHWLGTDDQARDVMAGLVYGFRISVIFGVTLTVLSALVGVSAGALQGFYGGWFDLLFQRFIEIWSGLPTLYILIIMASVIVPGFFTILTLLLLFGWIGFVGVVRAEFLRARNFDYVRAARALGVRDLVIIFRHVLPNAMVATLTFLPFSLLGGITSLTGLDYLGFGLPPGSPSLGALLAQGKANLQAPWLGLTGFFTIAVLLSLLVFVGEAVRDAFDPRKTGL; encoded by the coding sequence ATGGCCCTCTCCCCTCTCACCCAACGCCGTATCGCCAATTTCAAGGCCAACCGCCGGGGCTTTTGGGCGCTCTGGCTGTTCCTGATCCTGTTCGGCCTGTCGCTGTTCGCGGAGTTCCTGGCGAACGACAAGCCCTTCCTGGTCTGGTACGACGGCGGCGTCTACATGCCGATTTTCCAGGGCTATCCGGAGACGACGTTCGGCGGCGAATTCCCGACGGAGGCCGACTACCGCGACCCCTATGTGAAAGAGAAGATCGGCGAAAAAGGGTGGATGCTCTGGCCGGTGATCCCGTTCAGCTACGACACCGTCGCCTGGGACCTGCCGGAGCCCGCGCCCTCGCCACCGGATGGCACCCACTGGCTCGGCACCGACGACCAGGCGCGGGACGTGATGGCCGGCCTGGTCTACGGCTTCCGCATCTCCGTGATTTTCGGCGTGACCCTGACGGTGCTGAGCGCGCTGGTCGGCGTGTCGGCCGGCGCGCTGCAGGGCTTTTACGGCGGCTGGTTCGACCTGCTGTTCCAGCGCTTTATCGAGATCTGGTCCGGCCTGCCGACGCTCTACATCCTCATCATTATGGCCAGCGTCATCGTCCCCGGCTTCTTCACCATCCTGACCCTGCTGCTGCTGTTCGGCTGGATCGGCTTTGTCGGCGTGGTGCGGGCGGAGTTCCTGCGCGCCCGCAATTTCGACTATGTCCGCGCCGCGCGGGCGCTGGGGGTGCGCGATCTGGTGATCATCTTCCGCCATGTGCTGCCGAACGCCATGGTCGCGACCCTGACCTTCCTGCCGTTCTCGCTTCTGGGCGGCATCACCAGCCTGACCGGCCTCGACTATCTGGGCTTCGGCCTGCCGCCGGGCTCGCCCTCGCTCGGCGCGCTGCTGGCCCAGGGCAAGGCCAACCTGCAAGCGCCCTGGCTCGGCCTCACCGGCTTTTTCACCATCGCCGTGCTGCTGTCGCTCCTGGTGTTCGTCGGCGAGGCGGTGCGCGACGCCTTCGACCCGCGCAAGACGGGGCTCTGA